In the genome of Desulfofarcimen acetoxidans DSM 771, one region contains:
- a CDS encoding CRISPR-associated helicase/endonuclease Cas3, whose amino-acid sequence MDENALAKSAPKEDIQTHTDNLLKNVNLLKELYPNLKVDWGLLHWACVYHDLGKLHFKFQDRIKGIKHHPGEIPHGLLSLAMIDHKALKNMGYDRNAIKLLYQAVAYHHDRKMPFQNEEIEKEFAGLYPNFASFEYDKLPEKLKIATEINQRYFSVNKRFYEERDKDLFFEFIMLEGLLNRMDYAASAGIPVETPNDFLSASMDELMCSWQEVDENTNWNDLQIYMRNKPDKNLIVIAQTGMGKTEAGLLWLGNAKGFFTLPLKSAINAIYKRISEKIVREKMDERVGLLHSDTYIKYLEQGEKDESISLDTYYTKTRQLSLPLTICTLDQLFNFVFRYRGFEQKLATLSYSKVIIDEVQMYSPELIAYLVLGLHYITRMEGKFAILTATLPTLFLDLLREQDIIFEPAQIFTNDIIRHSLKVLDEDINSKDIVDISKQYGGKKILVICNTIKSALKLYHQLAQVAGKQQVWLLHSHFTKEDRSIKESHIMEMGKRENTQCGIWVATQIVEASLDIDFDLLFTELSDLNGLFQRMGRCYRNRILDMEYNCFVFTGGNKRCSGVGAFIDKKVHNCSKESLVGIDGIITEGQKIAMVEELYTKEKLSDYYRNIKENIDYVKSINEYEFSKTDVNNKFRSIDTVSVIPRGVYNKYPVEINEAINILKADYSGVDKSEARVHRASARRIIAEQTVDIPFYLAQKIILKKIYINAYEQLSIAECEYNSQEGIIKPDMKTGGEDFSSHSF is encoded by the coding sequence TTGGATGAAAATGCATTAGCAAAATCAGCACCTAAGGAGGATATACAAACCCATACAGACAACCTGTTAAAGAATGTGAATTTATTAAAAGAATTATACCCCAATCTAAAAGTAGATTGGGGTCTGCTGCATTGGGCTTGTGTCTATCACGATTTAGGTAAGCTGCATTTTAAATTTCAGGATCGTATTAAAGGGATTAAACATCACCCGGGTGAAATACCCCATGGTCTTTTGAGCCTGGCCATGATTGATCACAAAGCTCTCAAGAATATGGGGTATGACAGAAATGCGATTAAACTTTTATATCAAGCTGTTGCCTATCATCACGACCGGAAAATGCCATTCCAAAATGAAGAGATTGAAAAAGAGTTTGCAGGCTTGTATCCTAATTTTGCAAGCTTTGAATATGATAAGCTTCCAGAAAAATTGAAGATAGCGACTGAAATTAACCAGCGTTATTTTAGTGTAAACAAGAGATTTTATGAGGAACGTGACAAAGATCTGTTTTTTGAATTCATTATGCTGGAGGGACTGCTTAACCGCATGGATTATGCCGCCAGTGCAGGTATTCCGGTGGAGACTCCAAACGATTTCTTATCTGCTTCAATGGATGAGTTAATGTGTAGTTGGCAAGAAGTGGACGAGAATACCAATTGGAATGATTTGCAGATATATATGAGAAACAAGCCTGACAAAAACCTCATTGTAATTGCACAAACCGGTATGGGTAAAACAGAAGCGGGACTTTTATGGCTAGGCAACGCCAAGGGCTTTTTCACTTTGCCCCTTAAAAGTGCTATCAATGCTATTTACAAGCGGATATCAGAAAAAATAGTTCGTGAGAAAATGGATGAGAGGGTGGGGTTGCTTCATTCGGATACTTATATCAAATATCTTGAACAAGGAGAAAAGGATGAGAGTATATCCCTTGATACCTATTATACAAAAACAAGACAGTTGTCCCTGCCCTTGACCATCTGTACCTTAGACCAGCTATTTAATTTTGTTTTTCGCTACAGGGGTTTTGAGCAGAAACTGGCGACATTATCTTATTCCAAGGTTATCATTGATGAAGTGCAGATGTATTCTCCCGAATTAATAGCCTATCTTGTGCTCGGATTGCACTATATCACCCGTATGGAGGGGAAATTTGCCATTTTGACAGCAACATTGCCGACTTTATTTTTAGACCTGCTGCGGGAACAGGATATTATATTTGAACCGGCCCAAATATTCACAAATGATATAATCCGCCATAGTCTAAAGGTACTGGACGAGGATATTAACTCTAAGGATATTGTGGATATTAGTAAGCAATATGGCGGTAAGAAAATTCTTGTTATCTGCAACACTATTAAAAGTGCGCTTAAATTATATCATCAACTTGCTCAAGTGGCGGGTAAGCAGCAGGTTTGGCTCCTGCATAGTCACTTTACAAAAGAAGATCGATCTATCAAAGAAAGTCATATAATGGAAATGGGGAAAAGGGAAAATACTCAGTGCGGTATTTGGGTTGCTACACAAATTGTAGAGGCATCTCTGGATATTGATTTTGATCTGTTGTTTACTGAACTATCCGACCTAAACGGCTTATTCCAACGTATGGGAAGGTGTTATAGAAATAGGATTTTAGACATGGAATATAACTGCTTTGTATTTACCGGTGGCAATAAACGATGCAGCGGTGTGGGAGCGTTTATTGATAAAAAAGTTCATAATTGTTCAAAGGAGTCCCTTGTAGGTATTGATGGAATTATTACTGAAGGGCAAAAAATTGCTATGGTTGAGGAACTTTACACAAAGGAAAAACTGTCTGATTATTATCGTAACATTAAAGAAAATATTGATTATGTAAAAAGCATTAATGAATATGAGTTTAGCAAAACAGATGTAAATAACAAGTTTCGCAGTATTGATACGGTAAGTGTTATCCCACGTGGCGTTTATAATAAGTATCCAGTAGAAATCAATGAGGCTATAAATATACTGAAAGCAGATTATAGTGGCGTTGATAAAAGTGAAGCGAGGGTGCACAGGGCAAGTGCAAGACGTATTATCGCTGAGCAAACCGTAGATATCCCCTTTTATTTGGCTCAAAAAATAATACTTAAAAAAATATATATTAACGCATATGAACAATTGTCTATTGCTGAGTGCGAATATAACAGTCAGGAGGGAATTATTAAGCCGGACATGAAGACAGGGGGCGAAGACTTTTCATCACATTCGTTTTAA
- a CDS encoding IS630 family transposase, giving the protein MDASHIRDYQGLQRAWFPKGEQKKIKTYGHHAKVTLYGALNYHTGKVFCVNYDKIDAEKFKDFLKKLVSHFLKDDISKIYIVLDNARVHHAKLLKDFLDEHKDHLFLKFLPPYSPNLNCIEELWKWLKNTAIYNRFHKNASEIQKSVDSFLEEIKCCSEDVKKRLCV; this is encoded by the coding sequence GTGGATGCATCTCATATTAGGGACTATCAAGGTTTACAACGAGCATGGTTCCCAAAAGGTGAGCAAAAAAAGATTAAGACCTATGGACACCATGCAAAAGTTACATTATACGGTGCTTTAAACTACCATACGGGTAAAGTTTTTTGTGTAAATTATGACAAAATCGATGCAGAAAAATTCAAAGATTTTCTTAAAAAATTGGTATCACATTTTTTAAAAGATGACATTTCTAAAATTTACATTGTTCTTGATAATGCAAGAGTTCATCATGCAAAATTACTTAAAGACTTTTTAGACGAGCATAAGGATCATCTATTTTTGAAATTTCTTCCACCCTACTCACCCAATCTGAATTGCATAGAAGAGTTATGGAAATGGTTAAAAAATACAGCTATTTATAATCGCTTTCATAAAAATGCTTCAGAAATTCAAAAATCTGTTGACTCGTTTTTAGAGGAAATCAAATGCTGTTCGGAAGATGTGAAAAAGAGACTTTGCGTTTAA
- the cas6 gene encoding CRISPR-associated endoribonuclease Cas6 — translation MRIKVDIETGSMELPIDYRRKFLSYIKSAFEDYNQELYTELYEMGSSPKSFCFSIYFLPEVEIGKEEIILRSKRFTAWFTTPDILMGVHLINALMARRNKWFPLADCDNKLRTLSINNVQERPITANTALFRILSPIVIRDHDNKEMKKDWYYTYEDSEFEIIWKRNLKAELKNKFGRDVSSDINELQIKPIKLRKTVVRNYDIYIPCTIGNFILEGERYLLEYIYKAGIGSRRSLGFGCLDIV, via the coding sequence ATGCGAATTAAAGTTGATATAGAAACCGGATCTATGGAACTGCCAATTGATTACAGAAGAAAATTTTTATCTTATATTAAAAGTGCTTTTGAAGATTACAATCAGGAATTATACACGGAACTCTACGAAATGGGCAGTTCACCCAAATCCTTTTGTTTTAGTATTTATTTTTTACCGGAGGTGGAAATAGGTAAGGAGGAGATCATCCTGCGTAGCAAACGCTTTACTGCCTGGTTTACGACTCCTGATATTTTAATGGGGGTACACCTGATCAATGCTTTAATGGCTCGTCGCAATAAGTGGTTCCCCCTGGCGGATTGCGATAATAAGCTGCGCACTCTGTCAATTAACAATGTTCAGGAGCGACCTATTACCGCTAATACCGCACTCTTTAGAATTCTCTCACCAATAGTTATTAGGGACCACGACAATAAAGAAATGAAAAAGGATTGGTACTATACCTATGAAGATAGTGAATTTGAAATTATTTGGAAGCGAAACCTAAAGGCAGAACTGAAAAACAAGTTTGGCCGGGATGTTAGCAGCGATATTAATGAACTGCAAATCAAGCCCATTAAGCTGAGAAAAACGGTGGTAAGAAATTATGACATTTATATACCCTGCACTATCGGAAATTTCATTTTAGAGGGGGAAAGGTATTTGTTGGAATATATTTATAAGGCAGGAATTGGCAGCCGGCGGTCCTTGGGTTTCGGCTGCCTTGATATAGTGTGA
- a CDS encoding IS630 family transposase: protein MRKLHLNNPQNLTIEDLNKIKRETPYKLRCRVQAVILVMKGRQAKQIAEYLDISEQTIRKYVAYFNEGGVEKLLHVSKKPGRPPRLTSEQKEEVKEVLKQSPSEVGFSTHTTWNCKTLAAYIHDTYGVKYTSDGVWRMLLKMDFRYNRPTYVLAKADPEKQKAFQDELEELKKSH from the coding sequence ATGAGGAAATTGCATTTAAACAATCCACAAAATTTAACCATTGAGGATTTGAATAAGATAAAAAGAGAAACACCATATAAACTAAGATGCAGAGTTCAAGCTGTTATTCTTGTCATGAAAGGGAGACAAGCAAAGCAGATTGCCGAATATCTTGATATAAGTGAACAAACCATAAGAAAATACGTTGCTTACTTTAATGAAGGTGGAGTTGAAAAACTGCTTCATGTATCAAAAAAACCGGGAAGACCGCCAAGGCTAACCAGTGAACAAAAAGAAGAGGTCAAAGAGGTACTGAAACAATCACCATCAGAGGTTGGTTTTAGTACCCATACTACTTGGAATTGTAAAACCCTCGCTGCTTACATTCATGATACATACGGCGTTAAATATACATCAGATGGTGTTTGGCGCATGCTTCTTAAGATGGATTTTCGTTATAATCGTCCCACTTATGTATTAGCCAAAGCTGATCCGGAAAAACAAAAAGCTTTTCAAGATGAGCTGGAAGAGTTAAAAAAATCTCACTGA
- the cas4 gene encoding CRISPR-associated protein Cas4, whose product MHITGTMFYYYFVCHRKLWCFYNYINYENESEKVILGKLIDESAYGREHKHIMIDQTVNVDFIKDWQVLHEIKKSRSIEEASIWQVKYYLYFLNQRGIKIEKGILDYPKIKKRREVVLQEGDSEKIEEILISIEKILLQEKMPPPIESKICKSCAYYEYCYI is encoded by the coding sequence GTGCATATTACCGGAACCATGTTCTATTATTATTTTGTTTGTCACCGGAAGTTATGGTGCTTTTACAATTATATCAACTATGAGAATGAAAGCGAAAAGGTGATATTAGGCAAGTTAATTGATGAAAGTGCATATGGCAGAGAACATAAACATATTATGATTGACCAAACCGTCAATGTTGATTTTATTAAGGATTGGCAAGTGCTTCATGAGATTAAAAAGAGCAGAAGTATTGAGGAAGCCTCTATTTGGCAGGTAAAATACTATTTGTATTTCCTGAATCAAAGGGGGATAAAAATCGAAAAGGGAATTCTTGATTACCCTAAAATAAAAAAGCGCAGAGAGGTTGTCTTACAAGAGGGTGATTCGGAAAAAATTGAGGAGATACTTATAAGCATAGAAAAAATCCTCCTACAAGAAAAAATGCCCCCACCCATTGAATCTAAAATTTGTAAAAGCTGTGCTTACTATGAATACTGCTATATTTGA
- the cas8a1 gene encoding type I-B CRISPR-associated protein Cas8b1/Cst1, with the protein MKSDKIRLTLGDWQWNASVIGFINIVGEENVCHIEADTVEFWPEALDGFENKYFAYFINTYEKTLSWYKIVNFQDRLNTYEENNFEEFDLKALEFLNVYIKDVKRYIKSNSYKAAYELIDSEVELLSFEKQLITIKEPKNQQRFDVDKSEIVNEVKRRFLLLQQIINYCASSEGRRYIGAKNAIYNIINNAWNGVSFLNSQTKEKNIYSDYKSYFVDTATGYLQSEKGKYKYNCFVCDAPIKDMSNDLSFLNATGFDVARKSSHVWNFQNDITICPLCKLIYSCLPAGIIYTYNRGIYINQTIKLKDAVRINNKIKSRILRSQDGSMRPIYHALVSVLHEQENDSAKYELADVQVVRYENESYRFNILAKPMLQIIVNSKKELDSLIRVNFIENGRNINVYDEVIGRIFNNQNLFTLIHKMLYGKLSDASKCYFNGSHVRNVLIINQLICSRLGGMKMDNTYLVKKSREAGESLRNKYFNKDSNHKLAGICYRLLNALKTTNENMFMDVTLNCYLYVNSQVPKVITDALGRGKDFSTMGYAFVSGLIDGQDGSGNKEKKAEGE; encoded by the coding sequence ATGAAAAGTGATAAAATACGCCTTACACTTGGTGATTGGCAGTGGAATGCATCCGTTATCGGCTTCATTAACATTGTGGGGGAGGAAAATGTTTGCCATATTGAAGCGGATACGGTTGAATTTTGGCCGGAAGCTCTTGATGGGTTTGAAAACAAATATTTTGCATATTTTATCAACACCTATGAAAAAACTCTATCATGGTACAAAATTGTTAACTTTCAGGACAGGCTTAACACATACGAAGAAAACAATTTTGAGGAATTTGACCTAAAGGCTTTAGAATTTTTGAATGTATATATAAAAGATGTAAAGCGCTACATCAAAAGTAATAGCTATAAGGCGGCATATGAGTTGATAGATTCAGAAGTTGAACTGCTTTCCTTTGAAAAACAGCTTATCACCATTAAAGAGCCGAAAAATCAACAGAGATTTGATGTGGACAAGTCCGAAATTGTTAATGAAGTTAAGCGAAGATTTCTCCTTTTGCAGCAGATTATTAATTACTGTGCAAGTTCTGAAGGAAGAAGGTACATCGGTGCTAAAAATGCCATTTACAATATTATTAATAATGCCTGGAATGGTGTGAGTTTTCTTAATTCACAGACAAAGGAAAAGAATATCTATTCTGATTACAAAAGCTATTTTGTTGATACGGCTACCGGTTATCTACAAAGTGAAAAAGGCAAATATAAATATAATTGCTTTGTCTGCGATGCTCCAATAAAGGATATGAGCAATGATTTAAGTTTCCTGAATGCAACGGGCTTTGATGTTGCAAGAAAGTCTTCTCATGTATGGAACTTTCAAAATGACATAACCATTTGCCCTCTGTGTAAATTAATATACTCCTGTTTGCCTGCGGGGATTATCTACACTTACAACAGGGGGATTTATATCAATCAAACTATCAAACTAAAAGATGCCGTACGGATAAATAATAAAATCAAAAGCAGAATATTGCGTTCACAAGATGGTAGTATGCGCCCTATATACCATGCATTAGTTAGTGTATTGCATGAGCAGGAAAATGACTCTGCCAAATATGAGCTTGCTGATGTACAGGTAGTGCGTTATGAGAATGAAAGCTACCGCTTTAACATTTTGGCCAAACCAATGTTGCAGATAATAGTAAATTCTAAGAAAGAATTAGACAGTCTGATAAGAGTGAATTTTATTGAAAACGGCAGAAATATCAATGTTTACGATGAGGTCATTGGACGAATTTTCAATAATCAAAACTTGTTTACTCTTATACACAAAATGCTGTACGGCAAGCTTTCCGATGCATCAAAATGCTATTTTAACGGGTCGCATGTTAGAAATGTGTTAATAATCAACCAATTAATATGTAGTCGTTTGGGAGGGATGAAGATGGATAATACCTATCTAGTTAAAAAATCAAGAGAAGCGGGAGAGTCGCTGCGCAATAAATATTTCAATAAAGATTCGAATCATAAGCTGGCAGGAATTTGTTACCGGCTGCTCAACGCACTGAAAACCACTAATGAAAACATGTTTATGGATGTGACACTTAATTGTTATCTTTATGTGAATAGTCAAGTTCCAAAGGTTATTACAGATGCTTTGGGTAGGGGAAAGGACTTTAGTACAATGGGCTATGCCTTTGTGTCAGGACTGATAGACGGGCAAGACGGAAGCGGTAATAAGGAGAAAAAGGCTGAGGGGGAATAA
- the cas2 gene encoding CRISPR-associated endonuclease Cas2 — protein MYIILVYDIEMDEGGAKASRRVFKTCKKYLTHIQKSVFEGDITPSLLQKLRIELDKFIRKDRDSVLVFKSREERWLQKEFWGKEDDKTSNFF, from the coding sequence ATGTACATTATATTAGTATACGATATCGAGATGGATGAGGGTGGAGCGAAAGCATCAAGAAGAGTTTTCAAAACCTGTAAAAAGTATCTTACTCATATACAAAAATCAGTATTTGAGGGCGATATTACACCATCCTTGCTGCAAAAGTTACGAATAGAGCTAGACAAGTTTATTAGAAAGGATAGGGATTCGGTATTAGTATTTAAAAGTAGAGAAGAGCGTTGGCTTCAAAAAGAATTTTGGGGAAAAGAAGATGATAAAACATCAAATTTCTTTTAG
- the cas1b gene encoding type I-B CRISPR-associated endonuclease Cas1b — translation MAESFYLFSNGELQRKDNVLRITASDGRYKDIKVEMTQDIYLFGEVDLNTKCLNYAGQLSIPIHIFNYYGSYTGSFYPKEKNVSGKLLIEQVNHYTDKYKRLEIAKAFIEAASYNILRNLRYYSERGRDLQACMTEIKGLRKVIPRTEDINELMGIEGCIRQAYYNSWKDIINQEVDFEKRVKRPPDNMINALISFVNSLIYATCLTEIYKTQLHPTVSYLHSAGERRFSLCLDISEIFKPLIGDRLIFSMLNKNMLTEKDFESQSNFCYLKDNGRKRLLQKYDEDLKRTIRHKVLNKNVSYRYLIRLECYKLIKHLMSDKKYEGFTIWW, via the coding sequence ATGGCTGAAAGTTTCTACTTATTTTCAAATGGAGAGTTGCAAAGAAAGGATAACGTGCTTAGGATTACTGCTTCGGATGGGCGATACAAGGATATTAAGGTGGAGATGACACAAGATATTTATCTGTTTGGGGAGGTTGATTTAAATACAAAGTGTTTGAATTATGCGGGTCAATTATCCATCCCAATTCACATATTCAATTATTATGGCTCATATACAGGCAGCTTTTATCCTAAGGAAAAAAATGTTTCGGGTAAGCTGCTTATCGAACAGGTCAACCATTATACGGATAAGTATAAGCGGCTGGAAATAGCCAAGGCATTTATTGAAGCGGCTAGTTATAATATTTTGCGGAACTTACGTTATTACAGTGAGAGAGGCAGAGATCTGCAGGCATGCATGACAGAAATCAAAGGATTAAGGAAGGTTATTCCCCGGACAGAGGACATTAATGAATTAATGGGAATAGAGGGATGTATTAGGCAAGCCTATTATAATAGCTGGAAAGATATTATCAATCAAGAGGTTGATTTTGAAAAGAGGGTGAAACGCCCGCCCGATAACATGATTAATGCGCTCATATCCTTTGTAAATTCACTGATATATGCAACCTGTTTGACGGAAATATATAAGACTCAGTTACATCCAACTGTAAGCTATCTCCATAGTGCTGGGGAAAGAAGATTTTCTTTATGTTTGGATATTTCAGAAATCTTCAAACCGCTAATAGGTGATCGGTTAATTTTTTCTATGCTGAACAAGAATATGCTCACTGAAAAGGACTTTGAAAGCCAATCTAATTTCTGCTATTTGAAGGATAATGGACGTAAGCGGTTGCTTCAGAAGTATGACGAAGATTTGAAGCGTACTATTCGGCATAAGGTTCTAAATAAAAACGTATCTTATCGATATTTAATCCGGCTTGAGTGTTATAAACTAATTAAGCATCTAATGAGTGATAAAAAATATGAAGGATTTACAATTTGGTGGTGA
- the cas5b gene encoding type I-B CRISPR-associated protein Cas5b, with the protein MKAIRLRLWQDMVNYKKPTSFQLKETYPLPPYSTIIGMVHSLCGYEEYKSMKVSVQGKYFSKVNDLYTRYEFKNAMKYELARHQIQVGEYGICQGVATAELLVDVELLIHIAPEDQTLVDEIYDAFIRPREYPSLGRREDILTIEEVKLVTLTETELEQQIKSLDGYYAYIPYEMVRDERVNLTNNVTGVTYTGTRYKLTKNYELVNYGSKKVPKLFRRWNKVDVVYASVTALAEETFMIDEDNFVAFMV; encoded by the coding sequence ATGAAAGCAATTAGATTACGCTTATGGCAGGATATGGTTAACTACAAAAAGCCCACCAGCTTTCAACTAAAGGAAACTTATCCCTTGCCTCCGTATTCGACTATTATCGGCATGGTACACAGCCTTTGTGGCTATGAAGAATATAAGTCCATGAAGGTAAGTGTGCAGGGAAAATACTTTTCCAAAGTCAATGATTTGTATACCCGTTATGAATTTAAAAACGCTATGAAATACGAGTTAGCCAGACATCAAATTCAAGTGGGCGAATATGGTATTTGTCAAGGGGTTGCCACGGCAGAACTCCTCGTGGATGTGGAACTGCTGATCCACATTGCCCCTGAGGATCAAACACTGGTGGATGAAATCTATGATGCTTTTATACGACCGAGGGAATACCCTTCACTTGGGCGCAGGGAGGACATTCTAACTATAGAGGAAGTGAAGCTGGTTACCTTAACCGAAACAGAATTGGAGCAACAGATAAAGTCTCTTGACGGCTATTATGCCTATATCCCATATGAGATGGTGCGGGATGAAAGAGTTAATTTGACAAATAATGTAACGGGAGTAACCTATACAGGTACAAGATACAAGCTAACCAAAAATTATGAACTAGTAAACTATGGCAGTAAGAAAGTTCCGAAACTCTTTAGACGGTGGAATAAAGTCGATGTAGTGTATGCCAGTGTAACGGCTTTGGCCGAGGAAACCTTTATGATTGATGAGGATAATTTTGTGGCCTTTATGGTATAG
- the cas7i gene encoding type I-B CRISPR-associated protein Cas7/Cst2/DevR, with translation MKIKGLTITIIFQAESANYGESVGNVASLKKISRGQGDQYTYISRQALRYNITEQLGEDLAPVKAEGSGDKKVVQFSEEATIDKYPEIDFFGYLKTEKGTAGKKRSAKVRLSNAISLESFKGDLDFLTNKGQADKIKENMNIAQAEIHRSYYRYTIAADLEQIGEDKEYGIILENGERARRVKRLLDTVAFLYRDIRGRREDLKPLFAIGGVYDIKNPVFQNVVNAKNNCIDVAEIKGVLYDSIKPDTFCGVVDRSFDNTNELKEQLHALSMPEFFTLLKQKVDMYYESN, from the coding sequence ATGAAAATAAAAGGACTAACCATAACTATTATATTTCAGGCGGAGAGTGCCAATTATGGTGAAAGTGTTGGTAATGTTGCCTCACTTAAGAAAATTTCCAGGGGACAGGGAGATCAGTACACCTATATTTCCAGGCAAGCCCTGCGCTATAACATAACTGAGCAATTGGGAGAGGACCTAGCCCCGGTAAAGGCGGAAGGTAGTGGCGATAAAAAAGTTGTACAGTTTAGCGAGGAAGCAACTATTGATAAGTATCCTGAGATTGATTTTTTTGGCTATTTGAAAACCGAAAAAGGTACTGCTGGGAAAAAGCGCAGTGCTAAAGTGCGTCTTTCCAATGCCATTTCCTTAGAAAGTTTTAAAGGAGATCTGGACTTTCTAACTAATAAAGGTCAGGCGGATAAAATTAAGGAAAATATGAATATAGCCCAGGCAGAAATCCACCGTTCTTATTATCGATATACTATTGCTGCAGATTTAGAGCAAATAGGTGAGGATAAGGAATATGGCATTATCCTTGAAAATGGAGAGCGTGCCCGCAGGGTGAAGCGTTTACTGGACACGGTTGCTTTCCTGTATAGGGATATTCGCGGCCGCAGGGAGGATTTAAAACCGCTTTTTGCTATCGGTGGTGTTTATGATATTAAAAATCCTGTATTTCAAAATGTTGTAAATGCTAAGAACAATTGCATTGACGTAGCCGAGATTAAAGGCGTTTTATACGACAGCATCAAGCCTGACACCTTTTGTGGGGTAGTAGATAGAAGCTTTGACAACACAAACGAGTTGAAAGAACAGCTTCACGCATTGTCAATGCCTGAGTTTTTCACCTTATTGAAGCAAAAGGTGGATATGTATTATGAAAGCAATTAG